From Pseudomonas sp. B21-028, one genomic window encodes:
- a CDS encoding DUF3050 domain-containing protein yields MLPTKEQLFLKKRELGQHPVFSEITSIDLLRRFMESHVFAVWDFMSLTKRLQRELTCTHLPWLPPADPHAARLINEIVLGEESDDRPGAGYCSHFELYLDAMREVGADTRAIEQFITLQQEGVSPETALDSVEVEPAAARFVRQTLNTALHAPAHSVAAAFVHGRESVIPQMFQRMLDAWGIGLDQAPTFRYYLQRHIEVDSEDHGPAAEKLLARLIDGDPQRETEVLSAALAAVHSRAALWDGLRQSMTQPVAQVTP; encoded by the coding sequence ATGCTGCCAACCAAAGAACAACTTTTTCTGAAAAAGCGCGAACTTGGCCAACACCCCGTTTTTTCCGAAATAACATCAATCGACCTGTTACGCCGTTTTATGGAAAGCCACGTTTTTGCCGTGTGGGACTTCATGTCGCTGACCAAGCGGCTGCAACGGGAACTGACCTGTACTCATTTGCCCTGGCTGCCACCGGCGGACCCGCATGCGGCACGCCTGATCAATGAAATAGTATTGGGAGAAGAATCCGACGATCGCCCCGGCGCAGGGTATTGCAGCCATTTCGAACTGTACCTGGACGCCATGCGGGAAGTCGGCGCGGATACCCGGGCGATCGAGCAATTCATCACCCTGCAACAGGAAGGCGTCAGCCCCGAAACCGCCCTGGATAGCGTCGAGGTTGAACCCGCGGCGGCCCGCTTCGTTCGCCAGACCCTGAACACCGCCCTGCACGCCCCGGCCCACAGCGTGGCCGCCGCGTTCGTGCACGGTCGCGAGAGCGTCATCCCGCAGATGTTCCAACGCATGCTGGATGCCTGGGGCATCGGCCTGGATCAGGCGCCGACGTTCCGGTACTACCTGCAACGGCACATCGAAGTCGACTCCGAAGACCACGGCCCCGCTGCGGAGAAACTGTTGGCGCGCTTGATCGACGGCGACCCGCAGCGCGAAACCGAGGTGCTGTCCGCCGCGCTCGCCGCCGTCCACAGTCGAGCGGCGCTGTGGGATGGCCTGCGCCAGAGCATGACCCAGCCGGTCGCGCAGGTGACGCCATGA
- the lapD gene encoding cyclic di-GMP receptor LapD, whose protein sequence is MSLFKQLLIAICLFLVVAFSGSFMVSLESSRAQYVNQLRSHAQDAATALALSLTPNIDDPAMVELMVSSIFDSGYYASIRVVDVATDKTLVERTGTPDAGSVPQWFVKLIGLEPAGGDAIVSRGWEQAARVEVVSHPMFALAKLWQSALGSLGWLLLCGAVSAVLGALLLRRQLKPLDYMVHQSHAIARREFLSLPELPRTPELRRVVQAMNQMVEKLKALFQEQAERSEKLRVESYQDNLTGLANRRYFEMQLNDRVSNPEQASSGYLLLLRVRDLAGLNQRLGGQRTDQLLKAVGEQLLRECARYPETQNLVTRIRGGEFAVLAPGLVREEALQLAQSLEAALASLHATGATDVASVAAIGLAPFVHGDSPQAVLQLGDQALSQAESQGEPGWACLEHSASASVGDDHHAWHTLLDRALEDQRFELYFQPVVAAQDTQLVLHYKVLSRLLDDQGQTIPAGRFLPWLERFGWTARLDRLMLEQVLRQMAGHDQALALNLSSATLADPQTLNKIFEILRAHSNLGSRLTLEIGEEQLPEQAVLEQLTRRLRELGFSLSLQRFGGRFSMIGNLSRLGLAYLKIDGSYIRAIDQESDKRLFIEAIQRAAHSIDLPLIAERVETEGELAVIREMGVFGVQGQLVGGPRRWG, encoded by the coding sequence ATGTCTTTGTTCAAACAACTGTTGATCGCTATCTGTCTGTTCCTGGTGGTTGCCTTCAGCGGCAGCTTCATGGTCAGCCTGGAGAGCTCGCGGGCCCAGTACGTCAATCAGCTGCGCTCCCACGCCCAGGACGCGGCCACGGCGCTGGCGTTGTCCCTGACGCCGAACATCGACGATCCGGCGATGGTGGAGCTGATGGTCAGTTCCATCTTCGACAGCGGCTACTACGCCAGCATCCGCGTGGTCGACGTGGCCACCGACAAGACCCTGGTCGAGCGCACCGGTACGCCGGACGCCGGCAGCGTGCCGCAGTGGTTCGTCAAGCTCATCGGCCTGGAGCCGGCCGGTGGCGATGCGATCGTCAGCCGTGGCTGGGAACAGGCGGCACGGGTCGAAGTGGTCAGCCATCCGATGTTCGCGCTTGCCAAGCTGTGGCAGAGCGCACTGGGCAGCCTGGGCTGGTTGCTGCTGTGCGGTGCCGTGAGCGCGGTGCTGGGGGCCTTGCTGCTGCGTCGCCAGCTCAAGCCGTTGGATTATATGGTGCACCAGTCCCATGCCATCGCCCGGCGCGAATTCCTGAGCCTGCCGGAGCTGCCGCGTACTCCTGAACTGCGCCGCGTGGTGCAGGCGATGAACCAGATGGTCGAGAAGCTCAAGGCATTGTTCCAGGAGCAGGCCGAGCGCAGCGAAAAGCTGCGGGTCGAGTCCTACCAGGACAACCTCACGGGCCTGGCGAACCGACGTTATTTCGAAATGCAGCTCAATGATCGGGTGAGCAATCCGGAGCAAGCCAGTTCCGGTTATCTGTTACTGCTGCGGGTCAGGGACCTGGCTGGCTTGAACCAGCGCTTGGGTGGGCAGCGCACCGACCAATTGCTCAAGGCCGTGGGCGAGCAGTTGTTGCGCGAATGCGCCCGATACCCGGAAACCCAGAATCTGGTGACGCGTATCCGTGGCGGGGAATTCGCGGTGCTGGCGCCGGGGCTGGTGCGCGAGGAAGCGCTGCAACTGGCGCAGAGTCTCGAAGCGGCACTGGCGAGTCTGCATGCCACCGGTGCGACCGACGTGGCGTCGGTGGCCGCTATCGGGCTGGCGCCCTTCGTCCATGGCGACTCGCCGCAAGCGGTGCTGCAGCTTGGCGACCAGGCCCTGTCCCAGGCCGAAAGCCAGGGCGAGCCGGGCTGGGCCTGTCTGGAGCACAGCGCGTCGGCCAGTGTCGGCGACGATCATCATGCCTGGCATACGCTGCTCGACCGGGCGTTGGAGGATCAGAGGTTCGAGCTCTATTTCCAGCCGGTGGTGGCCGCTCAGGACACTCAGTTGGTGCTGCATTACAAAGTCCTTTCCCGGTTGCTCGACGATCAGGGCCAAACCATTCCCGCCGGGCGTTTCCTGCCGTGGCTGGAGCGCTTCGGCTGGACGGCGCGTCTGGACCGCCTGATGCTTGAGCAGGTGCTCCGGCAAATGGCCGGGCACGATCAGGCCCTGGCGCTGAACCTGTCTTCCGCCACCCTGGCCGACCCGCAGACGCTGAACAAAATCTTTGAGATTCTGCGGGCCCATTCCAACCTCGGGTCGCGCCTGACCCTGGAAATCGGTGAGGAACAATTGCCTGAGCAAGCGGTGCTGGAGCAACTGACCCGGCGTCTGCGTGAGCTCGGTTTTTCCTTGAGCCTGCAGCGTTTTGGCGGGCGTTTCAGCATGATCGGCAATTTGTCGCGGTTGGGGTTGGCCTATTTGAAAATCGATGGCAGTTACATCCGGGCTATTGATCAGGAGAGTGATAAGCGTCTGTTTATCGAGGCTATCCAGCGTGCTGCCCACAGTATTGATTTGCCGTTGATTGCCGAGCGGGTGGAGACGGAGGGGGAGCTGGCGGTGATTCGGGAGATGGGGGTGTTTGGGGTGCAGGGGCAGTTGGTGGGGGGGCCGCGGCGTTGGGGGTGA
- the lapG gene encoding cysteine protease LapG, whose product MAAPSPAFRSLRWLCSAFLLAGLMLGGLHADWDFAQISRRAQALYGALGEGQQRIDAWQHLLATEKQTPELEQLKVVNLFFNKQVRYVEDIDLWHEVDYWETPIQALWKGAGDCEDYAIAKYFSLRHLGVSSDKLRITYVKALRQNRAHMVLTYYATPEAMPLVLDSLIDAIQPASQRTDLLPVYSFNAEGLWLPGAKGNKKVSDTKRLSRWQDVLKKMQAEGFPVETTN is encoded by the coding sequence TTGGCTGCACCTTCCCCTGCCTTCAGGTCCCTGCGCTGGCTGTGTTCGGCATTCTTGCTGGCCGGTCTCATGCTGGGCGGCCTGCACGCCGATTGGGACTTTGCGCAGATCAGCCGACGGGCGCAGGCCCTGTATGGGGCGTTGGGCGAAGGCCAGCAACGGATCGATGCCTGGCAGCACCTGCTGGCGACCGAGAAGCAGACGCCTGAGCTGGAGCAGCTCAAGGTGGTGAACCTGTTCTTCAACAAACAGGTGCGCTACGTGGAAGACATCGACCTGTGGCATGAGGTCGATTACTGGGAAACGCCGATCCAGGCTTTATGGAAGGGTGCCGGCGATTGCGAGGACTACGCCATCGCCAAGTATTTCAGCCTGCGGCATCTCGGGGTATCCAGCGACAAGTTGCGCATCACCTACGTCAAGGCGTTGCGGCAGAACCGGGCGCACATGGTGCTCACCTATTACGCCACGCCCGAAGCCATGCCGCTGGTGCTCGACAGCCTGATCGACGCTATCCAGCCGGCGAGCCAGCGAACCGACCTGTTGCCGGTCTACTCTTTCAATGCCGAAGGGTTGTGGTTGCCGGGCGCCAAGGGCAACAAGAAAGTCAGCGACACCAAGCGCCTGTCCCGGTGGCAGGATGTGTTGAAGAAAATGCAGGCCGAAGGTTTTCCGGTCGAGACGACTAACTAG
- a CDS encoding GntR family transcriptional regulator has product MTKKPKPLSTIQVNGPIPAAQARSIIEGSLREAILDGRLPCGTALRQQELADLFGVSRMPVREALRQLEAQSLLNVVQHKGAVVAPLITNNAIETYALRAVLEAFALRLSIPLLDADDLALAAHYIEQLEAQTDHAEIGKLNRLFHMSLYHKAPNSKLLDLIERELNEEERFLRFHLSSMGLGILTQDDHRALLEAVSAKDTDTAVTLLERHLEKACVTIRRYLEQLSD; this is encoded by the coding sequence GTGACTAAGAAGCCCAAGCCGTTAAGCACTATCCAGGTCAATGGGCCCATCCCCGCTGCCCAGGCCCGTTCGATCATCGAGGGCTCCCTGCGCGAGGCTATCCTCGACGGACGCCTGCCCTGCGGCACGGCTCTGCGCCAGCAGGAACTGGCCGACCTGTTCGGCGTGAGTCGCATGCCGGTACGCGAGGCGTTGCGCCAGCTCGAAGCGCAATCGCTGCTCAATGTGGTTCAACACAAAGGCGCCGTGGTCGCCCCGCTGATCACCAACAACGCCATCGAAACCTACGCGTTGCGCGCGGTGCTGGAAGCGTTCGCCTTGCGCCTGTCGATACCTTTGCTCGATGCCGATGACCTGGCGCTGGCCGCCCATTACATCGAACAGTTGGAAGCACAGACCGATCATGCCGAGATCGGCAAGCTCAATCGGCTGTTCCACATGTCGCTCTATCACAAGGCTCCGAACAGCAAATTGTTGGACCTGATCGAACGTGAGCTCAATGAAGAGGAGCGTTTCCTGCGCTTTCACCTGTCATCCATGGGGCTGGGCATACTGACCCAGGACGATCACCGCGCATTGCTCGAGGCCGTGAGCGCCAAGGACACCGATACCGCAGTGACCCTGCTGGAGCGTCATCTGGAAAAAGCCTGCGTCACTATTCGACGTTACCTGGAACAATTATCCGACTGA
- a CDS encoding diiron oxygenase, with protein MNAIQYQSFADAWESRATIRTRPRRRVENDDKLIFPMSRQPLVHSQTFLSHCPQLRDYALVQSLYKFINDVVIFETELVDHTARRIAKNRFGIEFPFACRYDAMTVVVDEDYHALVAMDFMQQTIDMTGIEPIPLPPQIELSRAVPATLAQAPEHLQSAVELICIAIAENTVTNEVAAFARDDSVKASIKGLMADHLMDEGRHSGFWTRLVQMYWRAAPEEDHEAIARLMPGFIVQYLASDLQQAFDFELIAHLPVDESVRQSLREEASALAYPINRFHPLVGNITRFFRSSSMLASPCVRNALADYLTP; from the coding sequence ATGAATGCCATCCAATACCAGTCTTTCGCCGATGCCTGGGAAAGCCGCGCCACGATCCGTACCCGGCCACGGCGTCGGGTCGAAAATGACGACAAGCTGATCTTTCCCATGAGCCGTCAGCCCCTGGTGCACAGCCAGACCTTTCTCAGCCATTGCCCGCAATTGCGCGATTACGCGCTGGTGCAGAGCCTCTACAAGTTCATCAACGATGTGGTGATCTTCGAGACCGAACTGGTGGACCACACCGCCCGGCGCATCGCCAAGAATCGCTTCGGTATCGAATTCCCGTTCGCCTGCCGCTACGACGCGATGACGGTGGTGGTGGACGAGGATTATCACGCGCTGGTGGCGATGGACTTCATGCAGCAGACCATCGACATGACCGGCATCGAGCCGATTCCGTTGCCGCCCCAGATCGAACTCAGCCGCGCGGTACCGGCGACACTGGCCCAGGCCCCGGAACACCTGCAAAGCGCCGTGGAGCTGATCTGTATCGCGATCGCCGAAAACACAGTGACCAACGAAGTCGCGGCGTTTGCCCGGGACGACTCGGTCAAGGCGTCGATCAAGGGCCTGATGGCCGATCATCTGATGGATGAGGGACGGCACTCGGGTTTCTGGACGCGGCTGGTGCAGATGTACTGGCGCGCAGCCCCCGAAGAAGACCACGAAGCGATTGCCCGGCTGATGCCCGGTTTCATCGTCCAGTACCTGGCCAGCGATCTGCAGCAGGCCTTCGATTTCGAGCTGATCGCTCACCTGCCCGTCGACGAATCGGTACGCCAGTCGCTGCGCGAAGAGGCCAGCGCGCTGGCCTACCCCATCAATCGCTTCCATCCATTGGTGGGCAACATCACGCGCTTTTTCCGCAGCAGTTCGATGCTCGCTTCCCCCTGCGTGCGCAATGCCCTGGCCGATTACCTGACCCCATGA